Proteins found in one Dermacentor silvarum isolate Dsil-2018 chromosome 8, BIME_Dsil_1.4, whole genome shotgun sequence genomic segment:
- the LOC119462289 gene encoding uncharacterized protein LOC119462289, whose amino-acid sequence MDVSTDTATLGPNADAAREASKAASQPELGDEGVIAGGLRPSSREAAKPSGEATRSPSGDEVPSPARPVVEEAPRAEGEGATPTAADAKPDDAKAMAPPPADAEVASQTDDEPSKDAKSDIADKPAFNAEPDAPPPTRTFTFKVGGLA is encoded by the coding sequence ATGGACGTATCTACGGACACCGCTACCCTGGGTCCCAATGCCGACGCCGCCCGGGAAGCCAGCAAGGCCGCTAGCCAGCCCGAGCTGGGAGACGAAGGCGTGATCGCAGGCGGCCTGAGGCCGTCGTCGAGGGAGGCGGCCAAGCCTTCCGGTGAGGCAACCCGCTCCCCGTCTGGAGACGAGGTGCCGTCCCCGGCGAGGCCCGTCGTCGAGGAGGCGCCCCGCGCTGAGGGCGAGGGCGCGACTCCCACCGCAGCCGACGCGAAGCCCGACGACGCCAAGGCGATGGCGCCGCCGCCCGCGGACGCCGAGGTTGCCTCGCAGACCGACGACGAGCCGAGCAAGGACGCGAAGAGTGACATCGCCGACAAGCCCGCGTTCAACGCCGAGCCCGACGCGCCTCCACCGACGCGAACCTTCACCTTCAAGGTGGGAGGCCTGGCGTAG